From the Thermus caldifontis genome, the window GGGCCACCTTGAAGGCCTATCCCCACTTGGTCCTCTTTAGCCAGAGCGAGGAGCTGCCTCCTTTTCCCGGGCGGGATCATCCCGGGGTGGAGGCCTACGCCCCCTTTGCCGCCACCAAGGCCCTTTTAACCCGCCCGGCGGAGGGCGCCCGGGGCCCGGGGGTGGACTTCGCCACCCTGGTGGGCCTGGGCGAAGGCGGGGAGGCCCTTTACCCGGAGCTGGGCCTAAGGCTGGAGCCCGGGGGCATCTACCTGGGCTCGGCCCTGCAGCAGTCTTTGGGGGCCTTTGTGGGGGATAGGCTTTACGCCATGTCCGCCACCCAGGAGCGGGTGGAGCTTAAGGTTTTGGGGGCTTTTCGTACCGGTAACTATCTCCTGGATTCCGCCTACGCCTTTGTGGACCTAAGGACGGTGGAAAGGCTTTCCGGGATAAGGGCTCAAGGGTACCAGGTGCGCCTCAAGGACCCCTGGCGGGCCAAGGAGCTGGGTGGGGAACTGGCGGGTACCCGCTTCTTCCCCCAGGCCTGGCAGGACACCCAGCGCACCCTCTTGGAGCAACTCTCCTTGCAGAAGAGGGTTTTGGGCATCCTCATCTTCTTGATCGTGGCGGTGGCCGCCCTGGGGGTGGCCAACCTCTTGGTGCTCAAAGTGGTGGAGAAGACCCCGGAGATCGCCCTCCTTCGGGCCATGGGCGCCTCCAGGCTCACCGTGGGCTTGGTCTTTGCCCTCGAGGGGGTCTTTTTGGGCGTGGGCGGCGTGCTTTTAGGCAACCTCCTCGGCTATCTCCTTTCCCTTTACCTGTCCCTCCGCCCGGTGGACCTTCCCGGGGAGCTTTACTTCCTCACCCACCTGCCCGTGGAGATGCGCCTGTCCGACTTCCTCTGGGTGAGCGGCGCAAGTCTGGCCGCCACCTTTCTTTCCGCCCTTTTGCCCCTCTTCCGTGCCCTCAGGGTCCAGCCCGGGGTGGTCTTGCGGTAGTTGCGCGAAAGGGGACTCCTGCCCTAGACTCTTTAGGGCGGGCCGGTGTAGCTCAGCGGTAGAGCAACCGCCTCGTAAGCGGTAGGCCGCCGGTTCAAATCCGGCCACCGGCTCCAGAACCCCCCAGCCCCTCGAGGGCTGGGTTTTTCTTCGCCCCCCGGCTTGCCAAAAGAGGCTTAGCCCTGTACACTAATCAAGTTGAGGGCCCTCAGGGCCAGCCCCTGGCCCTGAGGGTGGTGCCCTGTATGGGCAAAAGCCGGGGGAAGATGGCTCCCCCGGG encodes:
- a CDS encoding ABC transporter permease; protein product: MRFALFLALAHLRRRPLQTGLALLGVGVGVAVLLTALSLTNGFVSGLVRATLKAYPHLVLFSQSEELPPFPGRDHPGVEAYAPFAATKALLTRPAEGARGPGVDFATLVGLGEGGEALYPELGLRLEPGGIYLGSALQQSLGAFVGDRLYAMSATQERVELKVLGAFRTGNYLLDSAYAFVDLRTVERLSGIRAQGYQVRLKDPWRAKELGGELAGTRFFPQAWQDTQRTLLEQLSLQKRVLGILIFLIVAVAALGVANLLVLKVVEKTPEIALLRAMGASRLTVGLVFALEGVFLGVGGVLLGNLLGYLLSLYLSLRPVDLPGELYFLTHLPVEMRLSDFLWVSGASLAATFLSALLPLFRALRVQPGVVLR